A stretch of the Proteus sp. ZN5 genome encodes the following:
- a CDS encoding LysR family transcriptional regulator, giving the protein MTMNIKRTSWSGGWATLRDLEIIQTVIDQGSVTNAAEQLGISQPAVSQTLNQIEKRCGKKLFTRENNKLIPNSDALLLYEEIANIAESFSRLSHFHHQEKKRSLRILVPPTLAYGFINQATALFIKKYQVNVHLEISRSEQLLSLIAKEQADIVITDNMTINSNYNLTQIPMRETQIICAIPKTHELSTKNTITPDDLHEQSFIALVKSNIGRTVIDRALNKSKSKPNIIAEVSDQDTAMTFVKNGLGISLINSFPTIEIEDIVYREFTPTIMSNICFFTSQKTEHETQLYIEFIKEHQPDASLFSTPIK; this is encoded by the coding sequence ATGACAATGAATATAAAAAGAACTTCTTGGTCAGGAGGATGGGCAACTTTACGTGACCTTGAAATTATACAAACCGTGATCGATCAGGGAAGTGTTACTAATGCAGCAGAACAGCTGGGTATTTCTCAACCAGCGGTAAGCCAGACATTAAATCAGATCGAGAAACGTTGTGGTAAAAAATTATTCACTCGTGAAAATAATAAGTTAATCCCAAACTCTGATGCCTTATTGCTTTATGAAGAAATCGCCAATATCGCTGAATCGTTCAGTCGATTGAGCCATTTTCATCATCAAGAAAAAAAACGAAGTCTACGAATTCTAGTTCCACCAACATTAGCCTACGGTTTCATCAATCAGGCCACCGCTCTGTTTATCAAAAAATATCAAGTTAATGTCCATTTAGAAATTTCTAGAAGTGAGCAGCTACTTTCTTTAATTGCAAAAGAACAAGCTGATATTGTCATTACTGATAATATGACCATTAACAGCAATTATAATTTGACTCAAATTCCGATGAGAGAAACTCAAATTATTTGTGCAATCCCTAAAACACATGAATTATCTACAAAAAACACCATCACACCTGATGATTTACATGAACAGTCTTTTATTGCTTTAGTTAAAAGTAATATTGGGCGCACAGTTATTGATCGGGCGCTCAATAAATCAAAATCTAAACCTAATATTATTGCCGAAGTGTCTGATCAAGATACAGCTATGACTTTTGTAAAAAATGGCTTAGGGATCAGTTTAATTAATTCATTTCCTACTATTGAAATAGAAGATATTGTTTATAGAGAATTTACACCGACGATTATGAGTAATATTTGTTTTTTTACATCGCAAAAAACAGAGCATGAAACACAACTTTATATTGAGTTTATTAAAGAACATCAACCTGATGCCTCTTTATTTTCTACCCCAATAAAATAG
- a CDS encoding amidohydrolase translates to MKPIQTNKLIEWRRMFHQFPEIGWTEFVTTGTIISVLREMNIEVKAGPHIICRESILGRDEKLVNEAIKIAEEEGISAELLAEMDGLTGCMAIIDTEIPGPTFTFRFDIDCVYVQESNDDIHLPNKQGFASCRSGLMHACGHDGHTAIGLGLAHWLKQNIHALRGKYKLIFQPAEEGVRGARAISDSGVLDDTDYFMGMHIGCNLKKGEIALDPFDFLCTTKLDISLKGKPANAIDEPEKGNNALAGACFLANEILATPRHGKGMTRVNIGTLIAGKNRSLIPSSAKMQLEVRGQDAEITQYLLDSIKKYVDGVATAYQLETKIDITGEATNFRNDREMIDIMQGVIDVHPDLLNVVLPLGGSEDVSLMVRRVQEKKGKAIFFLVGADQRDGHHKEKFDIDEEALSIGLTLFTEGILSILEMHK, encoded by the coding sequence ATGAAGCCGATCCAAACCAATAAATTAATAGAATGGCGTAGAATGTTTCACCAGTTTCCAGAAATTGGCTGGACTGAGTTTGTGACGACAGGCACGATAATCAGTGTACTGCGAGAGATGAATATTGAAGTAAAAGCGGGGCCTCATATTATTTGTCGAGAAAGTATTTTAGGTCGAGATGAAAAATTAGTTAATGAGGCCATCAAAATAGCCGAAGAAGAAGGGATCAGTGCTGAGTTATTGGCTGAAATGGACGGTTTAACAGGGTGTATGGCTATTATTGATACAGAAATTCCTGGCCCTACATTTACCTTTCGTTTCGATATTGATTGTGTTTATGTTCAAGAGTCAAATGACGATATTCATCTGCCTAATAAACAAGGATTTGCTTCGTGCCGTTCTGGATTAATGCATGCTTGTGGTCATGATGGGCACACTGCAATAGGGCTTGGCCTTGCTCATTGGTTAAAACAAAATATTCACGCTTTACGTGGGAAATATAAATTGATATTCCAACCCGCAGAAGAAGGAGTGAGAGGTGCAAGAGCAATAAGCGACAGTGGAGTATTAGATGATACTGATTATTTTATGGGGATGCATATTGGATGTAACTTGAAAAAAGGTGAAATAGCACTCGATCCTTTTGATTTTCTTTGTACCACTAAATTAGATATTTCTTTAAAAGGAAAACCCGCTAATGCTATTGATGAACCAGAAAAAGGAAATAACGCATTAGCCGGAGCATGCTTTTTAGCTAATGAAATATTAGCAACGCCAAGACATGGTAAAGGTATGACACGAGTAAATATTGGAACCTTAATTGCAGGCAAAAATCGTAGCCTAATTCCTAGCTCTGCGAAAATGCAACTAGAAGTTCGTGGGCAAGATGCTGAAATAACACAATATTTATTGGATAGTATAAAAAAATATGTTGATGGTGTTGCAACTGCTTACCAACTAGAAACAAAAATAGATATTACGGGTGAAGCGACGAATTTCAGAAATGATCGAGAAATGATAGATATCATGCAAGGTGTCATTGATGTGCATCCAGATTTATTAAATGTCGTATTACCTTTGGGAGGAAGTGAGGATGTCTCATTAATGGTAAGAAGAGTGCAAGAGAAAAAAGGGAAAGCGATATTCTTCTTAGTAGGTGCAGATCAACGTGATGGACATCATAAAGAAAAATTTGATATCGATGAAGAGGCGCTTTCCATCGGATTAACACTTTTTACTGAAGGTATTCTCTCTATTCTAGAGATGCATAAATAA
- the cbpM gene encoding chaperone modulator CbpM encodes MGQLTTTVFTVTEFCHHTGISNDELKEVVALGLIEPLEIETQEWFFDNKALVVTHRALKLHKELALDWHGIAIALTLLDKNEQLKQENRQLRQQLMRFINE; translated from the coding sequence ATGGGTCAATTAACAACAACAGTATTTACCGTTACTGAGTTTTGTCATCATACGGGAATATCAAATGATGAACTCAAAGAAGTTGTAGCTCTAGGTTTAATCGAACCGTTAGAAATTGAAACTCAGGAGTGGTTTTTCGATAATAAAGCGCTTGTAGTGACACATCGAGCATTAAAACTTCATAAAGAGCTTGCATTAGATTGGCATGGGATCGCCATAGCACTGACGTTATTAGATAAAAATGAACAATTAAAACAAGAAAATAGGCAACTACGTCAGCAGTTAATGCGTTTTATAAATGAATAA
- the cbpA gene encoding curved DNA-binding protein: MELKDYYTIMGVKPTDDTKTIKTAYRRLAKKYHPDVSKEPNAEERFKEIAQAWEILGDEQRRAEYDELWAHRNDPKFRQFTQQHSNKDQESFSQEDFDDFYASFFGQHSPFEGRRSQQAPKQRGHDLEIELAVFLEESQEEHKRTISYHLPVYNVFGILEKEIPKTLNVKIPAGVIDGQRIRLKGQGTVGENGGENGDLWLTIRIAPHPLFDIKGHDLEIVVPVAPWEAALGAKIPIPTIKEKILLTIPAGSQAGQKLRIKGKGLVSKKVSGDLYAILKIVMPPKSNEKMRALWQQIADSQTDYNPRKDWENK; encoded by the coding sequence ATGGAATTAAAGGATTACTACACCATAATGGGTGTCAAACCCACTGATGATACTAAAACGATTAAAACAGCGTATCGCCGTTTAGCGAAAAAATATCATCCCGATGTAAGTAAAGAGCCAAATGCAGAAGAGCGTTTTAAAGAAATTGCTCAAGCATGGGAAATATTAGGCGATGAACAACGTAGAGCTGAATATGATGAACTTTGGGCTCATCGTAACGATCCTAAATTTAGGCAATTTACACAACAACATTCAAATAAGGATCAAGAAAGCTTTAGCCAAGAAGATTTTGATGATTTTTACGCTTCATTTTTTGGTCAACACTCTCCATTTGAAGGTCGTCGATCTCAACAAGCACCTAAACAGCGTGGACATGATTTAGAAATAGAATTAGCCGTTTTTCTAGAAGAATCGCAGGAAGAGCATAAGCGTACGATTAGTTATCACTTACCTGTTTATAATGTTTTTGGAATTTTGGAAAAAGAGATCCCTAAAACTTTGAATGTTAAAATTCCAGCCGGTGTTATTGATGGACAACGCATTCGTTTAAAAGGTCAGGGGACAGTAGGTGAGAATGGAGGCGAAAATGGTGATTTATGGTTAACAATTCGTATTGCGCCTCATCCTCTATTTGATATTAAAGGCCATGATTTAGAAATAGTTGTTCCTGTAGCTCCTTGGGAAGCTGCATTAGGTGCAAAAATTCCTATTCCTACAATAAAAGAAAAAATCTTGTTAACTATTCCTGCGGGAAGTCAAGCAGGACAAAAACTACGTATTAAGGGAAAAGGATTAGTTAGTAAAAAGGTCAGCGGTGATTTATATGCGATTTTAAAAATTGTGATGCCACCAAAATCCAATGAAAAGATGCGCGCATTATGGCAACAAATTGCAGATAGCCAGACCGATTATAATCCACGTAAAGACTGGGAGAATAAATAA
- a CDS encoding DUF1971 domain-containing protein: MERIIIPTHYIHVRSTPLWTKDTAPKSIWERHLDKGTRQGVYPKLSVMQGVIVYYAYANEFSPEPTETLVIHAGEFGVFPPETWHKIEAKTEDTVFNVDFYVDPKILAEG; the protein is encoded by the coding sequence ATGGAACGAATTATAATTCCCACTCACTATATTCATGTCCGATCAACGCCACTTTGGACTAAAGACACAGCACCTAAATCTATTTGGGAAAGACATTTAGATAAAGGAACCCGACAAGGGGTTTATCCAAAGCTATCTGTTATGCAAGGAGTGATTGTTTATTACGCATATGCAAATGAATTTAGCCCAGAGCCAACAGAAACATTAGTGATCCATGCTGGTGAATTTGGTGTGTTTCCGCCAGAGACATGGCACAAAATAGAAGCAAAAACTGAAGATACTGTTTTTAATGTCGATTTTTATGTCGACCCCAAAATACTTGCCGAAGGTTAA
- a CDS encoding DUF1869 domain-containing protein: protein MKDENKGYLLELINTNGQEKSQKTFLNPKILYIPEVATKEVLLLVNELKNKVNIDLQELTLVLTNKNNGVSVDKDSFLADLLDADVSSLMVKDLINIVRGYDMDEETNVCGW from the coding sequence ATGAAAGATGAAAATAAAGGCTACTTATTAGAATTGATTAATACCAATGGCCAAGAAAAATCTCAAAAAACATTTCTAAACCCTAAAATTTTATATATTCCAGAGGTTGCCACTAAAGAAGTTTTGCTTTTAGTTAATGAGCTAAAAAATAAGGTAAATATTGATCTACAAGAACTCACTTTAGTATTAACAAACAAAAATAACGGTGTTTCTGTTGATAAAGATAGTTTTTTAGCAGATCTATTAGATGCTGATGTATCCAGTTTAATGGTAAAAGACCTTATCAATATTGTACGTGGCTATGATATGGATGAAGAAACAAATGTTTGTGGCTGGTGA
- a CDS encoding LysR family transcriptional regulator yields MNYSIETLRTFIEAASLKSFSAAARKLNKSQSTVSSTISGFEDDMGFELFERKGRESTLTFAGQKVLSLVEDILAADERLQALRIDLSPEMEPRLSCVFSDMYQPPYSEQLLKILDKEFPHLEFEFLVAENDDVINMLQNNQAHIGMMESRIEYPADIAFARLPVSGKLGLYAHKMHPLVKEKKISYQHLTMHRQLRLSSCAQFAINSEKNWLAPNYLLLLEMAEQEMGWAILPTWLVEQFGHNLLVSLNYDQFPKKIDIDLVWSRSNPPGKAGYWMIDRLLKNDLKFSL; encoded by the coding sequence ATGAACTATTCTATAGAAACTTTGCGTACGTTTATTGAAGCAGCTTCGTTAAAATCATTTTCTGCAGCAGCGCGAAAATTGAATAAAAGCCAGTCGACTGTGAGTAGCACGATCAGTGGATTTGAAGATGATATGGGCTTTGAGCTATTTGAGCGTAAAGGACGAGAGTCAACGCTGACTTTTGCGGGACAAAAAGTGTTGAGCTTGGTTGAAGATATATTAGCGGCTGATGAGCGATTACAGGCATTAAGAATAGACCTGTCTCCAGAAATGGAGCCTCGTTTAAGTTGTGTATTTTCTGATATGTATCAACCACCTTATTCTGAACAACTTTTAAAAATTCTGGATAAAGAATTTCCACATCTTGAATTTGAGTTTCTGGTTGCTGAGAATGATGATGTAATTAACATGCTACAAAATAATCAGGCTCATATTGGTATGATGGAATCACGGATAGAATATCCTGCTGATATTGCCTTTGCTCGTTTACCAGTGAGTGGTAAGTTAGGATTATATGCACATAAAATGCATCCACTTGTGAAAGAAAAGAAAATTAGCTATCAACACTTAACAATGCATCGTCAATTAAGGTTAAGTAGTTGTGCTCAATTCGCTATTAATAGCGAAAAGAACTGGCTAGCTCCTAATTATTTATTGCTACTTGAAATGGCAGAGCAAGAAATGGGATGGGCGATATTACCCACATGGTTAGTTGAGCAATTTGGACATAATTTGTTAGTCAGCCTGAATTATGATCAATTTCCTAAGAAAATAGATATTGACCTAGTGTGGTCGAGAAGTAATCCACCAGGAAAAGCAGGATATTGGATGATAGATAGACTCTTGAAAAATGATCTTAAATTTTCTCTCTAG
- a CDS encoding multidrug/biocide efflux PACE transporter yields the protein MSQYQKTFTERVFHAVSFEVIAITITAPLSAWILGRSIFQMGTVAIVLSTLAMLLNLFYNMIFDRYWPLIKGPRPTKIRVMHAIGFELSFVVIGLPILAFLLSMSLWNAFLLEVGFFAFFLFYTYAFNLSYDKLRENWFDRKEKRVIARN from the coding sequence ATGAGTCAATATCAAAAAACATTTACTGAGCGCGTTTTTCACGCTGTTTCATTTGAAGTGATAGCCATTACAATAACAGCGCCGCTGAGTGCATGGATTTTAGGCCGCTCAATTTTTCAAATGGGAACTGTTGCTATTGTTTTATCAACATTAGCTATGTTATTGAATTTATTTTATAACATGATTTTTGACCGCTATTGGCCTTTAATCAAAGGACCAAGACCAACAAAAATACGAGTCATGCATGCTATTGGTTTTGAATTAAGTTTTGTGGTAATTGGTTTACCAATATTGGCATTTCTATTAAGTATGTCGTTATGGAATGCATTCTTATTAGAAGTCGGTTTCTTTGCCTTTTTCCTTTTCTATACATATGCATTTAATCTTAGTTACGATAAATTACGTGAAAATTGGTTTGATCGTAAAGAAAAACGCGTTATTGCCCGTAATTAA
- a CDS encoding DKNYY domain-containing protein, with translation MKISKIIVMISIGIILTSIVFLSGLILSFYKVSGSDIDNGKKIGNSIFTLYNDKIYATVPSNGEYAIVSADPSSFRTLSKKFNYRERQFAIDKNNSYCGNRIIPDLDPNKVDALGHSYFSDGKHTLYCAPFTLQNVELSSLKELYQTWLYGWSFGEKPQTFYYPIRTLPLSKTPYYPILDADLISNGEQVFYEGNLMTDASIEQLKAINILYNDGSLRKSHLYHHDKLNVYYKQYKLGINNSPDLYSFYIGNLYQNAYLFEPNTGQISMNNIDFPLDNAPYKVISHHGGHVYHGLFLSNQGVYFYDTQQKKIRRAGDNPFLKGHWKEIAPLVFSYNSKTYFLQTSENWGGNKSPGLISRSTHLYLLDENTVGEWKKLGDVTYHRYGEVWQKGNSYYYFDKLGTTQGIYQTIYRIVNMSTLNHLLNDELRIDEMRKITRDKEQLQPAGGIKILTAKTQYRKTLTHLFDNE, from the coding sequence ATGAAGATATCTAAAATTATTGTCATGATTAGTATTGGTATTATTCTGACATCGATTGTATTTTTGTCAGGCTTAATACTCTCTTTTTATAAAGTATCAGGAAGTGATATTGATAATGGTAAAAAAATTGGAAACAGTATTTTTACGCTTTATAACGATAAAATTTATGCTACTGTACCTAGTAATGGAGAGTATGCCATTGTATCAGCGGATCCTAGTAGTTTCAGAACCCTATCAAAAAAATTTAATTACCGAGAACGTCAATTTGCGATAGATAAGAATAATAGTTACTGCGGTAACCGTATTATTCCTGATCTTGATCCTAATAAAGTAGATGCATTAGGACACAGCTATTTTTCAGATGGTAAACACACCCTTTATTGTGCGCCTTTTACGTTACAAAATGTCGAATTATCTAGCCTTAAGGAATTATATCAAACATGGTTATATGGTTGGTCATTTGGCGAAAAGCCTCAGACGTTTTACTATCCAATAAGAACGCTTCCTTTATCAAAAACACCTTATTACCCCATACTTGATGCCGATTTAATCAGCAATGGAGAGCAAGTTTTTTATGAAGGAAACTTGATGACTGATGCATCCATTGAACAGTTAAAAGCAATTAACATATTGTATAACGATGGATCTTTAAGAAAAAGCCATCTTTATCATCATGATAAACTTAATGTTTATTATAAACAGTACAAGCTAGGTATAAATAATAGCCCTGATTTATATAGTTTCTATATTGGTAATTTATATCAAAATGCTTACTTATTTGAGCCTAATACAGGGCAAATATCGATGAACAACATCGATTTTCCCTTAGACAATGCACCTTATAAAGTAATAAGTCATCATGGTGGGCATGTTTATCATGGCTTATTTTTGTCTAATCAAGGTGTTTATTTCTACGATACTCAACAAAAGAAAATCCGTAGAGCTGGAGATAATCCGTTCTTAAAAGGCCATTGGAAAGAGATAGCACCGTTAGTTTTTTCTTATAATAGTAAAACTTATTTTTTACAAACATCAGAAAATTGGGGAGGAAATAAATCACCAGGATTAATTTCTCGTAGTACACACCTTTATCTTCTAGATGAAAATACGGTTGGTGAGTGGAAAAAGCTAGGAGATGTTACTTATCATCGTTATGGTGAAGTGTGGCAAAAAGGGAATAGCTATTATTATTTTGATAAGTTAGGAACAACCCAAGGAATTTATCAAACAATATACAGAATCGTTAATATGAGCACTTTAAATCATCTCCTTAATGATGAATTAAGGATTGATGAAATGAGAAAAATAACACGGGATAAAGAACAACTACAGCCTGCTGGTGGTATTAAAATATTAACGGCAAAGACGCAGTATAGAAAAACACTGACTCATTTATTTGATAATGAGTAG
- a CDS encoding PfkB family carbohydrate kinase, which translates to MKKKNSIAFIRKKLVKDNSIYVKELSVLLHVSERTVRRYIDELQLLGIATKFHGGVKLQKIELEPIINRTIDETKVIHIDSQKQKRDRKDVDKCALYILGSFNLDVVTEVERFPFVGETIKAISTNFFPGGKGANQAAAASELNDNVHFFVKVGDDSFGVTAETYFSTTKIGSYTLIKDPNAKTGNALVMVENSSGNNSIVIDLGANATITKAEILSDINNLQSAKIFLTQLENNIEATKFAIEIAKKSGCYVILNPAPYSDQIISHLPYVDLLIPNGTEAELISNIKIDSVISAQEAIKAIYNLGVKEIVMTLGDSGALYFNGTTMKHYKAMSASVVDTSGAGDAFTGSLAANLIEGKNIDEAIKFSIAYASLAVEKKGASSMPSRTSVAARLKKECM; encoded by the coding sequence ATGAAAAAAAAGAACAGCATTGCATTTATTAGAAAAAAATTAGTTAAAGATAATTCCATCTATGTAAAAGAACTCAGTGTTCTGCTTCATGTATCAGAAAGAACCGTTAGAAGATATATAGATGAATTACAACTTTTAGGAATAGCCACTAAATTTCATGGAGGTGTAAAATTACAAAAAATTGAGCTTGAACCCATAATAAATCGAACTATTGATGAAACTAAAGTTATTCATATTGATAGTCAAAAACAAAAGAGGGACAGAAAGGATGTTGATAAATGTGCATTATATATCTTGGGATCTTTTAATTTAGATGTTGTCACTGAAGTGGAGCGATTTCCTTTTGTAGGAGAAACAATCAAAGCAATATCCACAAATTTTTTTCCTGGCGGCAAGGGGGCAAACCAAGCGGCTGCAGCATCAGAGTTAAATGATAATGTGCATTTTTTCGTTAAGGTAGGTGATGATTCATTTGGTGTAACTGCAGAAACATATTTTAGCACGACAAAAATAGGCTCATACACATTAATCAAGGATCCCAATGCCAAAACGGGAAATGCCCTTGTTATGGTTGAGAATTCCTCTGGAAATAATAGCATTGTTATTGATCTAGGTGCTAATGCAACGATTACTAAGGCAGAAATTCTTTCCGATATTAATAACCTACAATCGGCAAAAATTTTTCTTACTCAATTAGAAAATAATATAGAAGCAACCAAATTTGCCATTGAAATAGCAAAAAAGTCTGGGTGTTACGTTATTCTGAATCCAGCCCCCTACTCTGATCAAATTATTTCACATTTACCCTATGTTGATTTATTAATTCCTAATGGAACAGAAGCAGAATTGATATCAAATATTAAAATCGATAGCGTTATTTCTGCACAAGAAGCCATAAAAGCAATATACAACTTAGGTGTTAAAGAAATAGTAATGACGCTTGGTGACAGTGGTGCACTTTATTTCAATGGCACCACAATGAAACATTACAAAGCAATGAGTGCTTCTGTTGTTGATACAAGCGGCGCTGGTGATGCCTTCACAGGCTCCTTAGCTGCAAATTTGATTGAAGGCAAAAATATAGATGAAGCCATTAAATTTTCTATCGCTTATGCATCATTAGCCGTTGAGAAGAAAGGTGCATCTTCAATGCCATCTCGTACTAGTGTTGCAGCCAGACTTAAAAAAGAGTGTATGTAA
- a CDS encoding IS3 family transposase (programmed frameshift): MKPITKRTQRDYSLAFKLQLVDQVEKGELTYKQAQDHYGIQGCSTVLVWLRKHGRLDWSNGTPDTFYRGSAMTQSSEQQTPEQRIKILEKELEEARLKSDFFEAVVKVMDRDFGGSFVKKAQSRVIKEKTVKNLTVTIACRFMQISRQAYYKRLDRIEERKKADSAIIDVVKSERVLQPRLGGRKLHFILKQKQMVIGRDRLFSLLKEHQLLVPNKRAYHRTTLSHHRFHRHPNLIKSGFIPTQPEQLWVADITYLSTHEGDTYLSLITDAYSRKIVGYHLDDNMKTSSVKKSLVQALKKRTSTTSLIHHSDRGIQYCSSEYQEIHKEHNIQCSMTDGYDCYQNALAERINGILKMEYLLIKPSNLEQARKLVEESIQLYNEKRPHLSLNYKTPDEVHRAFYA; the protein is encoded by the exons ATGAAACCAATCACTAAACGAACTCAACGCGATTATTCTCTCGCTTTTAAATTACAGCTTGTTGACCAAGTTGAAAAAGGCGAATTAACCTATAAACAAGCTCAAGATCACTATGGTATACAAGGATGCTCTACTGTTTTAGTTTGGCTTCGTAAGCATGGTAGGTTAGATTGGTCAAACGGTACCCCTGATACTTTTTATAGAGGTTCAGCTATGACCCAATCTTCTGAACAACAAACGCCGGAACAACGCATTAAGATCCTTGAAAAGGAACTTGAAGAAGCTCGGCTTAAATCCGATTTTTTCGAAGCTGTGGTTAAAGTCATGGATAGAGACTTTGGAG GTTCGTTTGTCAAAAAAGCGCAAAGCCGAGTTATTAAAGAAAAAACGGTTAAAAACCTCACCGTAACAATTGCTTGTCGTTTTATGCAGATCAGCCGACAGGCTTATTACAAGAGACTGGATAGAATTGAGGAACGAAAGAAAGCCGATTCAGCCATTATTGACGTTGTTAAATCTGAACGAGTCTTACAACCTCGACTGGGTGGGCGTAAATTACATTTTATTTTAAAGCAAAAACAGATGGTTATTGGTCGTGATCGACTATTTTCTTTATTGAAAGAACATCAGTTACTGGTGCCTAATAAACGGGCTTATCATCGAACAACCTTAAGCCATCATCGTTTTCATCGGCATCCAAATTTAATTAAGTCAGGGTTTATCCCCACACAACCAGAACAGCTTTGGGTGGCAGATATTACCTATTTATCGACGCATGAAGGTGATACTTATTTGAGTTTAATTACGGATGCATATTCACGAAAAATCGTGGGATATCATTTAGATGACAATATGAAAACAAGTTCAGTGAAGAAATCGTTGGTTCAGGCGTTAAAAAAACGGACTTCGACAACTTCGTTAATCCATCATTCAGATCGAGGGATACAGTATTGTTCTTCGGAATATCAGGAGATACATAAAGAGCATAATATTCAATGCTCTATGACTGATGGGTATGATTGTTATCAAAATGCCTTAGCGGAACGAATTAATGGAATATTAAAAATGGAGTATCTACTGATAAAACCGAGTAATTTGGAACAAGCGAGAAAATTAGTAGAAGAATCAATTCAACTCTATAATGAAAAACGACCACACTTATCGTTAAACTATAAAACGCCCGATGAAGTACATCGAGCGTTTTATGCCTGA
- a CDS encoding nucleoside transporter C-terminal domain-containing protein → MVAFILLHTSIGISILNTTNIGIEYLVHHANKGIDFVFGDISNKTPIVFVIVALMPLVFICSIIGILKYFGILRLIILTIGYLINKVAKVGKLESFSAVSAVVVGMMAVYVSIKEYIPNLTKPQMYTIAACSLSTVDIAILGAYTQMLSPQFVFIGVCLNFFSTFVIVSIINPNDPIEISSNFSGPKDEHHSFFEVLTEHMLDGFKLILAIVPMLLGFIALISMLNDIFLRLIGISFQGLLGYLFSPIAFVLGVTWQDSIQFGQIIATKILTNEFVAMIDYIKLEDLSPRTEAIISVFLISFANFGSVGMIIACVASISKEHGKMIAANSFRLIVGSTLVSCLSATMVGIFVS, encoded by the coding sequence ATCGTTGCTTTTATACTTTTACATACATCTATTGGTATTTCGATTCTTAATACAACGAATATTGGTATAGAGTATTTAGTACATCATGCAAATAAAGGAATTGATTTTGTTTTTGGAGATATAAGCAATAAAACACCTATTGTGTTTGTTATTGTTGCACTAATGCCTTTAGTGTTTATTTGCTCAATTATTGGGATATTAAAATATTTTGGCATTCTCCGGCTGATTATTCTAACCATCGGATACCTTATTAATAAAGTTGCAAAAGTTGGTAAACTTGAATCTTTTTCAGCGGTTAGTGCTGTCGTTGTGGGTATGATGGCTGTGTATGTATCAATTAAAGAATACATACCCAATTTAACAAAACCACAAATGTATACAATAGCTGCATGTTCATTATCAACTGTCGATATCGCAATACTGGGTGCTTATACTCAAATGTTATCACCTCAGTTTGTCTTTATTGGTGTGTGTCTAAACTTTTTCAGTACTTTCGTTATTGTTTCTATTATTAATCCTAACGATCCGATTGAGATATCAAGCAATTTCTCTGGCCCAAAAGATGAACACCACAGTTTTTTTGAAGTACTAACAGAACATATGCTCGATGGTTTTAAATTAATTCTAGCGATAGTTCCAATGCTTCTTGGCTTTATTGCTCTAATTAGCATGTTGAATGATATTTTTTTACGCCTCATAGGAATAAGTTTCCAAGGCCTTCTTGGATACCTTTTCTCTCCTATCGCTTTTGTACTTGGCGTTACTTGGCAAGACAGCATTCAATTTGGGCAAATTATTGCGACCAAGATTTTAACTAATGAATTTGTTGCCATGATTGATTATATAAAATTAGAAGATCTGAGCCCAAGAACGGAAGCCATTATATCGGTCTTTCTTATCTCATTCGCAAATTTTGGTTCTGTAGGAATGATCATCGCCTGCGTCGCCAGTATCAGTAAAGAACATGGAAAAATGATAGCGGCAAACAGCTTTCGATTGATCGTCGGTTCAACGTTAGTCAGTTGTTTATCTGCAACTATGGTCGGTATTTTTGTTAGTTAA